Part of the Streptomyces sp. NBC_01264 genome, TGCCGGATGTGCACGCAGAGCGGGCAGTTCGCGTCGTAGAGCACCGTCAGGTGCCGGGTCGCGGTGGTGGCCACGGGATCAGGCCCCGGTGGGTGCGGTCCACCCCTGGGGCGCGGTCCACCCCTGCGGGGCGACCGGCGGGGTCCCCTGGCGCTCCATGATCCCCCGGCGGCGCATCTTGTTCAGCACCCAGACGTTCCCGAGGTGCATGAAGCCGAGGACCAGGAGCACGACTCCGAGCTTGACCGACAGGGCTTCGAAGAGCCCGCGGGCGGCCACGATCTCCTCGGCCGAGCGCAGGTACAGGGTCACGAAGCCGATGTTGACCAGGTAGAAGCCGACCACCAGGAGCTGGTTGACGGCGTCCGCGAGCTTCTCGTTCCCCTGGAGGACGTCGCCGATGAAGACGCGGCCGTTGCGGCTGAGCGTGCGGGCCACCCAGACGGTGAGTCCGATGCTGATGAGCAGGTAGATGACGTACGCGACCACGGTGAGGTCCATTGCCCTCAGCCCCCTTGAACGTGTTCAACTGCTGACAGCACTGACTGTAGACCTATTTTTGAACAGGTTCAAGCGAATGTGCGGGGCGGTCCCGGTCAGCGTCCGGAGAGGAACTCGATGAGCAACCGGGTGATCTCCTCCGGGCGTTCCAGGGAGGGCAGGTGGCCGGCCCAGGGCAGCTCGAGTTGGACGGCGCCGCGCACCAGGGAGGCGAGTTCGGCGGGGACCTCGCGGAAGTCGGGGATGTCGTGCGCGCCGCCGACGGCGAGGACGGGGGCGGTGATGGCGGCAGGCTCGAAGGCGGGCTCGGGGAGGTCGTGGTCCCCGTCGGCGGCCAGGGCGCCCCGCAGGTTCCCGAGCTGCATGGCCCGCACGAGGGCGTGCGCGGCCTCGTCGGCGTCCGGACCGAGCCACTGGCGGGCATTGAGCCCGGCGGCGCCCTCCAGGTCGCCGGCGTCCAGCAGGGCGGCCTCGGCGGCGTTGAAGGCCAGGAGCGCCGGGCCGCGCCGCTGCGCGGGCCGGGCGGGACACAGCAGCGCCAGCGCGCCCACCAGCTCCGGGTGCAGCGCGGCCAGCGTCAGCGCGATCCGGCCGCCGTACGAGCTTCCGACGAACGAGGCCCGCCGGATGCCGAGGTGCTCCAGCAGCTCCCGTACGTCCCCGTGGTCGCTGTACGGGGCTTCGGCGGCGGGGGAGTCCCCGCAGGTCCGGAAGTCCGGCCGGACCACCCGGAACCCGGCGGCGAGCAGCGGCCGCCACTGCGGCTCCCACATCCGCCGGTCACACACGGAGGAGTGCAGCAGGACGACGGCCGGGGCGTCGGCGGGACCGTCCACATCATGAGAAATGATCATCCAGTGATCTTCGGGGGCCGTCCCCCCGTCCCGCCACCGGATTCCCCTCCGGTCGGCGGGACTCGGCGGACTCACATGCTCAGTGCGCGCGCCTGGTTGATCTGGCTCATGACCCACATGTAGGTGCCCGGGTCCACGGCCGGGATCATCGTGGTGTGGTGGCGGCCGCCGCTGTGGACCGTGATCTGGACGAAGCCCGTGGTGCGGCGCTCCTTCATCAGGAGGAAGAACAGGCCGAGCAGGCAGAACAGGAAGAAGATGACGGCCAGCACGATCGCGTGCGCCGGGATCTTCTCCTCGGTCCGGGAGAGGTCCGTGGCGTTCCAGATCGCGCCCCTGAGCGGCATGTTGCCCGACGGGGTGATGATCTGGTCGCCGGCGATCGTGATGTCACCCAGGGAGAGCCCGGCGGCCGGGTAGCCCATGGGGGGCGTCGGCGGCATCTGGGCCGGAATGCCCTCTCCGGCGATGGTCGGCTGGTAGGCCGGGGGCTGCGGATACCCGTACCCGGGCTGGGACGGGTCGGCCGGCGGGTAGCCGTACCCGGGCTGGGGCGGACCGGCCGGCGGGTAGCCGTATCCGGGCTGCGCAGGGGCGCCGTAACTCGGCGTGCCGGGACCCCAATGGTTGTCTCCCCGGCCGCCACCCTGATTCGGGTCGCCCGCGTACGGATTCGGCTGCTGCTCACTCATGATGTCGATCCTTACACAGCCTTCCCCGGCCCAGAAGGCCGATTGTCGGTGCCCCCTCCTAATCTCCTGACATGGGAAGCGTGATCTTCGTCGACGAGACGACTGCCGGGGGCCGCGGTGACGGCTGGGGGATGGAAATCGCCGAAGAGCGACTCGCACTGCGCGAGTTGATCCGGAGGCGGATATTCCAGGAGGTGGCCGAGGGAGGGGCGGCGCAGTCCGGGGCGGCTGCGACCGCGGCCGGGAGCCGGCTCGTGCGTCCGGCCGCGGCGGACCGCCCGGTCGATCCGCAGGCGCAGACCGAGGCGG contains:
- a CDS encoding alpha/beta fold hydrolase, whose product is MIISHDVDGPADAPAVVLLHSSVCDRRMWEPQWRPLLAAGFRVVRPDFRTCGDSPAAEAPYSDHGDVRELLEHLGIRRASFVGSSYGGRIALTLAALHPELVGALALLCPARPAQRRGPALLAFNAAEAALLDAGDLEGAAGLNARQWLGPDADEAAHALVRAMQLGNLRGALAADGDHDLPEPAFEPAAITAPVLAVGGAHDIPDFREVPAELASLVRGAVQLELPWAGHLPSLERPEEITRLLIEFLSGR